In Leptospira stimsonii, a single window of DNA contains:
- the eat gene encoding ethanolamine permease: MDSSFMSSSLQKVLGPLHLWGISVGLVISGDYFGWNLGWAHANFWEFAVAVGLVAIFYSTFSLCFTELATSIPHAGGPSAYAHVALGPIGGLVAGFFTLVEFVLAPPAIASALGGYFHFLFPFLGEACASNGFFLLLLGINLLGIKQTARFELFVTLTAVFGLLFYFSLVFPHFDLAKITKNSSFSFWNLFPALPYAIWFFLAVEGVAMAAEEVKNPERDIPLGYLSGIGTLVLLAFGVLFGTAGVISPNEVSKLDYPLSFTLGNLYGPSSWTTLLFTGIGLFGLIASLLGIILGYSRQIYALSKEGFLPKILSRLNSKTKAPSFAILCGGLIGLFSLQFGNTGELITLSAFGACGMYCISMISFFVLRIRNSKVPKSYRAPFYPVLPIFSLVLSFVCFTTLIIYNTFLFLILLGCMIGAFLLYLGSKGFSLRKVPHSSLSPEKEEGSLSRGDTDF, translated from the coding sequence ATGGATTCTTCTTTCATGTCTTCCTCTTTGCAAAAAGTTCTCGGTCCTCTTCACCTCTGGGGAATCTCGGTCGGTCTCGTCATCTCCGGCGATTACTTTGGTTGGAATTTGGGTTGGGCGCACGCAAACTTCTGGGAATTCGCCGTTGCCGTCGGTTTGGTCGCGATTTTCTATTCTACTTTCTCACTTTGTTTTACGGAGCTCGCGACTTCGATTCCTCACGCCGGCGGACCTTCCGCTTATGCGCACGTTGCGCTCGGCCCGATCGGAGGTTTGGTCGCCGGTTTCTTTACTCTTGTGGAATTTGTCCTAGCTCCTCCGGCAATCGCTTCGGCGCTCGGAGGCTACTTTCATTTTCTCTTTCCCTTCCTCGGCGAAGCATGTGCGTCCAACGGATTCTTTCTCCTTCTCCTCGGAATCAATCTCTTAGGAATCAAACAAACAGCGAGGTTCGAACTTTTCGTTACTCTCACTGCTGTCTTCGGACTTCTTTTTTATTTCTCTCTTGTCTTCCCTCATTTCGATTTAGCAAAGATTACGAAGAATTCTTCCTTTTCTTTTTGGAATCTTTTCCCTGCCCTTCCCTATGCGATCTGGTTTTTCTTAGCAGTGGAAGGAGTTGCGATGGCCGCGGAGGAAGTGAAGAATCCGGAGCGAGACATTCCTCTGGGTTATCTTTCGGGAATCGGAACCCTTGTTCTTCTGGCCTTCGGCGTTCTTTTCGGAACAGCCGGGGTCATTTCTCCGAACGAAGTTTCGAAATTGGACTATCCTCTTTCTTTTACATTAGGAAATCTTTATGGACCTTCCTCTTGGACGACCTTACTTTTCACCGGAATCGGTCTTTTCGGTCTCATCGCTTCTCTTCTCGGAATCATTCTCGGTTATTCGAGACAAATCTACGCACTTTCCAAAGAAGGGTTTCTTCCAAAAATTCTCTCTCGCCTCAATTCAAAAACGAAAGCTCCGAGTTTTGCAATTCTCTGCGGAGGTTTGATCGGTCTCTTTTCTCTTCAGTTTGGAAACACGGGAGAATTGATCACTCTCTCGGCCTTCGGAGCCTGCGGAATGTATTGTATCAGTATGATTTCCTTTTTTGTCTTGAGAATTCGAAACTCAAAGGTACCGAAATCATACCGCGCACCTTTTTATCCTGTTCTTCCGATCTTCTCCCTCGTTTTGAGTTTTGTTTGTTTTACTACATTAATTATTTATAATACATTTTTGTTTTTGATTCTCCTGGGATGCATGATTGGAGCTTTTCTTTTGTATCTTGGAAGCAAAGGTTTTTCTCTGAGAAAAGTTCCTCATTCTTCTCTCTCGCCCGAAAAAGAAGAAGGATCTCTTTCTCGAGGGGATACGGATTTTTAA
- a CDS encoding motility protein A has translation MNPTLVGLSVAFLSVLIAILLEGAHFLSFLKISALLLIIGGTAGATFASFSLEQMKDLVLNLQAAVFPKRKLPLGELFLDFAERARKNGLISLEDNLKSIQDPFLQRGVQLIVDGTDPRAVEEILFESAIAMEDKEANSAKILETAGGFSPTVGIIGTVMGLVGVLENLGAGTRALGEGIATAFIATFYGIAFANLIFFPLANRIKAWSKEQSDRRQAIIRGVIALQSGDNRRILMERMMPFIG, from the coding sequence ATGAATCCTACTCTGGTTGGCCTCTCCGTCGCATTCTTATCCGTCTTGATAGCGATTCTTTTGGAAGGCGCGCACTTCCTCTCTTTTCTCAAAATCTCCGCGCTCCTCTTGATCATCGGCGGAACCGCAGGCGCGACGTTCGCGAGTTTTTCTCTCGAACAGATGAAGGACCTCGTGCTCAATCTCCAAGCGGCGGTCTTTCCGAAACGCAAACTTCCTCTCGGAGAACTCTTCCTGGATTTCGCGGAAAGAGCTCGTAAAAACGGACTTATTTCTCTCGAAGACAATCTCAAATCCATCCAAGATCCTTTTCTCCAGAGAGGAGTTCAACTCATCGTGGACGGAACCGATCCTCGCGCTGTGGAAGAAATTCTTTTTGAATCCGCGATCGCGATGGAAGACAAAGAGGCAAATTCCGCGAAGATCTTAGAAACCGCTGGCGGCTTTTCTCCTACGGTCGGAATCATCGGTACCGTCATGGGACTCGTCGGGGTTCTTGAGAATTTAGGCGCGGGAACTCGCGCCCTCGGAGAAGGAATCGCCACGGCATTTATCGCAACATTCTACGGTATCGCTTTTGCCAACCTCATCTTCTTTCCTCTCGCAAATCGTATCAAGGCCTGGTCGAAAGAACAATCCGATCGCAGACAGGCGATCATCCGAGGAGTCATTGCTCTCCAGAGCGGGGACAACCGCCGGATTCTTATGGAAAGGATGATGCCTTTTATCGGTTGA
- a CDS encoding cellulose synthase family protein, which translates to MLTVVTVLFLAIYGIDIVALFFFGIHTYIMVYLYKKNHAYCESEPDRILDVNDPNLPVVTVQLPIFNEFYVVDRLLETTVALKYPKDKLEIQLLDDSTDETVEKSRKLIAHYKSLGFDIHHLHRTGAERTGYKAGALEAGMKVARGQYIAIFDADFMPDPDFLIKTVPYFEDPQIGMVQVRWGHVNADYNVLTKAQSFGIDGHFMIEQVARNGSHLWMNFNGTAGIWKKDCIIDSGGWEHDTLTEDFDLSYRAEMKGWKFRYFKDIECKAEIPAMISAYKSQQFRWCKGSIQTAVKLLPRILRADLPWRIKSEAIVHLINYSVHPLMIINILFSAPLLLMDYWSGFSFYDLPIEILMGTAAILSVGSIGPMIFYAYSQKTLHKDWKRRMVYLPILIMIGTGIAIVNTRAWLEAILGIQSSFKRTPKLKIEKSTDVLKERLKYTVPLDFHVVLEFLMGFYCLGTVVLSFMLGKPQIVGFLVIYAIGFFYVGYLSLKEALWNFGASKEKSAEELPAQA; encoded by the coding sequence ATGCTGACCGTCGTAACTGTACTGTTTCTGGCCATTTATGGGATCGACATAGTCGCTCTCTTTTTCTTCGGGATTCATACCTATATCATGGTATATCTCTACAAAAAGAACCATGCATACTGCGAATCGGAACCGGACAGAATCCTCGACGTCAACGATCCGAATCTTCCGGTCGTAACGGTTCAGCTTCCGATCTTCAACGAATTCTACGTTGTGGATCGATTACTCGAAACTACCGTCGCACTCAAATATCCAAAGGATAAACTCGAGATTCAACTCCTCGATGACTCTACGGACGAGACGGTCGAAAAATCCAGAAAACTCATCGCACATTATAAATCTCTCGGCTTCGACATTCATCACCTCCACAGAACCGGAGCGGAACGTACCGGTTACAAGGCGGGCGCGCTCGAAGCGGGAATGAAAGTGGCTCGTGGTCAATACATTGCCATCTTCGACGCCGACTTCATGCCTGACCCAGACTTCTTGATCAAAACCGTTCCTTATTTCGAAGATCCTCAAATCGGGATGGTTCAGGTTCGTTGGGGACATGTCAACGCGGACTACAACGTTCTTACCAAAGCTCAGTCTTTTGGAATCGACGGTCACTTCATGATCGAGCAAGTTGCTCGGAACGGTTCTCATCTTTGGATGAATTTCAATGGAACTGCGGGAATCTGGAAAAAGGATTGTATCATCGATTCCGGCGGATGGGAGCACGACACTCTTACGGAAGATTTTGATCTTTCTTACCGTGCCGAAATGAAAGGATGGAAATTCCGTTATTTCAAAGATATCGAATGTAAGGCAGAAATTCCTGCGATGATTTCCGCTTACAAATCCCAGCAATTCCGTTGGTGCAAGGGATCCATTCAAACTGCGGTAAAACTCCTTCCAAGAATTCTCCGTGCGGATCTTCCTTGGAGAATCAAGTCCGAGGCTATCGTTCACTTAATCAATTATTCCGTTCACCCTCTGATGATCATCAATATTCTTTTTAGCGCTCCTTTGCTTTTGATGGACTATTGGTCGGGATTCAGCTTCTACGATCTACCGATCGAGATTTTGATGGGAACCGCAGCGATTCTTTCCGTTGGATCGATCGGCCCGATGATCTTCTACGCATATTCTCAAAAAACTCTTCACAAAGATTGGAAGAGAAGAATGGTGTATCTCCCGATTCTGATCATGATCGGAACCGGAATCGCAATCGTAAACACCAGAGCCTGGCTCGAGGCAATCCTCGGGATTCAATCTTCTTTCAAACGTACTCCAAAACTCAAAATTGAGAAGAGCACCGACGTTCTGAAAGAAAGGCTGAAATACACAGTTCCTCTTGATTTTCACGTCGTTTTGGAATTCTTGATGGGCTTTTACTGTTTAGGAACTGTAGTCCTTTCCTTTATGCTTGGAAAACCGCAAATCGTGGGATTCCTGGTAATTTACGCGATTGGATTCTTCTACGTAGGATATCTTTCCCTAAAAGAAGCGCTCTGGAACTTCGGCGCTTCCAAAGAGAAATCCGCCGAAGAACTTCCCGCTCAAGCCTAA
- a CDS encoding oxidoreductase: MKPSAFTLKPGLVHGKFSRKTVLEEPFTLFPEPGALYLKEFPTRVRAGEPLLKQSVGTLLSPVDGIASLIQGEHSAKIRIVQDGSFQLSNEVQIDASLKLEQALEKMDELGLISLDFAEVSLSTLFKTFRSSLIVLSPYTKTQSVDFQKILIEEFKELHIQFVEYVKSWFPRAEIKDFILNPVSFRKYEYPMGFPQYFVKKALSQKTFQKENTLYLGPETLYHLYRALFKKIPFIERHISIYYVGKNGGLKKEESPIKFRDGQSLSFLLLEKKKEYPNFTFNSFFDGGEFHSSSEEYYLDIYKHHSILFVAGKIREQKELPCTECGECTYNCPLECNPIALVTGQGKFSPNACIECGICTFLCPSGISLRERIQKVKSDSKEKVNV; this comes from the coding sequence TTGAAGCCCTCCGCTTTTACCCTCAAACCAGGATTGGTCCACGGAAAATTTTCCCGAAAGACCGTCCTGGAAGAACCCTTTACGCTTTTTCCCGAACCGGGAGCACTCTATCTAAAAGAATTCCCAACTCGTGTACGCGCAGGCGAGCCACTTTTAAAACAATCCGTAGGAACTTTACTTTCTCCGGTGGACGGAATTGCGAGTCTGATCCAGGGCGAACATTCAGCAAAAATAAGAATCGTTCAAGACGGCAGTTTTCAACTTTCGAACGAAGTTCAAATCGACGCTTCTTTGAAGTTGGAGCAGGCTCTTGAAAAAATGGACGAGCTCGGTTTGATTTCGCTGGACTTCGCCGAAGTAAGCCTTTCCACTCTTTTTAAAACCTTTCGTTCTTCTCTGATCGTTCTTTCTCCTTATACAAAAACCCAATCCGTGGATTTTCAAAAGATTCTCATTGAAGAATTCAAAGAATTGCATATTCAATTTGTAGAATATGTTAAGTCGTGGTTTCCGAGGGCTGAGATTAAGGATTTTATCCTGAATCCGGTTTCGTTTCGAAAATACGAATATCCGATGGGGTTCCCTCAGTATTTCGTAAAAAAGGCACTTTCTCAAAAGACATTCCAAAAAGAGAATACTCTCTATCTTGGTCCGGAAACTCTCTATCATCTTTATCGCGCGCTTTTTAAGAAAATTCCTTTTATCGAAAGACATATCAGCATCTATTACGTCGGCAAAAACGGCGGTCTCAAAAAAGAAGAATCTCCGATCAAGTTCAGAGACGGACAAAGTCTTAGTTTTCTTCTTTTGGAGAAAAAGAAAGAATACCCGAACTTTACGTTCAATTCTTTCTTCGATGGGGGAGAATTTCATTCTTCTTCCGAGGAATATTATTTAGATATTTATAAACATCATTCGATCCTTTTTGTGGCCGGAAAGATCAGGGAACAAAAAGAACTTCCCTGTACGGAATGTGGAGAATGTACATACAATTGTCCTCTCGAATGTAACCCGATCGCTCTCGTTACGGGACAAGGTAAGTTTTCGCCTAACGCGTGTATCGAATGTGGGATCTGCACATTCTTATGTCCTTCCGGAATATCTCTGCGCGAAAGAATTCAAAAAGTAAAATCGGATTCGAAGGAGAAGGTGAATGTCTGA
- a CDS encoding PTS sugar transporter subunit IIA, producing MNQLLTLLHPETIIFNLEAGTKEEVISRLLQKAVETNQIDSENKDEILESLLAREKSMSTGIGSGVAIPHCSVNLVDELKCVMGLNQEGVDFDSIDHQPVHIFILLIVPKTKFQEHIKTLAQIAKALNVKDDREKLIRSRSFEEIQKAFSRNV from the coding sequence ATGAATCAATTGTTGACTCTTCTTCATCCGGAGACGATCATTTTTAATTTGGAAGCAGGCACCAAAGAAGAAGTCATTTCACGACTTTTACAAAAGGCCGTGGAAACAAATCAGATCGACTCGGAAAACAAGGATGAAATTTTAGAATCTCTTTTGGCCCGTGAAAAATCGATGTCGACCGGAATCGGAAGCGGGGTTGCGATTCCTCACTGTTCCGTAAACCTTGTCGACGAGCTCAAGTGTGTGATGGGGCTCAATCAAGAAGGTGTCGATTTTGATTCCATCGATCATCAACCTGTTCATATTTTTATTTTATTGATCGTTCCAAAGACGAAATTTCAAGAACACATCAAGACTCTCGCACAAATCGCAAAAGCGTTAAACGTGAAAGATGACAGAGAGAAGTTGATTCGTTCTAGATCTTTTGAGGAAATTCAAAAAGCTTTTTCTCGGAATGTTTAA
- a CDS encoding ABC transporter permease, producing the protein MQGEISRFFLFLVALIFFSVLFGHLRSLNKEYLYADSSFSKEESFLERKTFLSQILSFVKGILTLQPGKTASGESVWKHISSRVLPTLHLAIFSVGWGSLFAIALALWSGRREENTVKNFFFFLSNLVLSTPVFVVGVVLLLIFFVRLEWLPPGGYESWNTTYVILPGIALGSRVWARIFQFASSLTEVELKSPYAKVLRARGYSKNRILWNHVLLKILPFLAVLILLDFSSLLSGAMIVEEIFFFPGIGKSMYYAIQTMDSELLSALLFYSGLTFYIFSRISLRFQENLTGKESAS; encoded by the coding sequence GTGCAGGGAGAAATCTCTAGGTTCTTTTTATTTCTTGTCGCTCTGATTTTTTTTTCCGTCCTATTCGGTCATCTTCGATCTCTAAATAAAGAATATCTTTATGCGGATTCCTCCTTTTCTAAAGAAGAATCCTTCCTGGAACGGAAAACCTTTCTTTCTCAGATCCTTTCTTTCGTAAAAGGAATTCTTACCTTACAACCGGGAAAAACGGCCTCCGGAGAATCGGTTTGGAAACATATTTCTTCCCGTGTGCTCCCTACCTTACATTTAGCGATATTTTCCGTCGGTTGGGGAAGTTTGTTCGCGATCGCGCTGGCTCTTTGGAGCGGTCGAAGAGAAGAGAATACGGTCAAAAATTTTTTTTTCTTTTTAAGTAATCTTGTATTATCGACGCCCGTCTTTGTCGTCGGCGTGGTTCTACTATTGATTTTTTTCGTTCGCTTGGAATGGCTTCCTCCAGGCGGTTATGAATCTTGGAATACTACCTATGTGATTCTTCCGGGGATCGCTTTAGGATCAAGGGTGTGGGCAAGAATTTTTCAGTTCGCTTCGAGTCTAACGGAAGTCGAATTGAAATCACCGTATGCGAAGGTTTTGCGAGCTCGTGGATATTCTAAAAATAGAATATTATGGAATCATGTTTTATTGAAAATTCTGCCTTTTTTGGCGGTTTTGATTCTTCTGGACTTTAGTTCTCTTCTTTCAGGAGCGATGATCGTGGAAGAAATCTTTTTCTTTCCGGGGATCGGGAAGTCCATGTATTATGCGATACAGACAATGGACTCCGAGCTCTTAAGCGCGCTTCTTTTTTACAGCGGTCTTACTTTCTATATTTTTAGTAGAATTTCTCTTCGGTTTCAGGAAAACCTTACCGGAAAGGAGAGCGCCTCGTGA
- a CDS encoding ABC transporter permease codes for MSMSNSFRILFGALVLTGILWKNPPTEVFLEDSFCSIAWNHPFGCDRLGRDVLSLFSYGTFSTLLFSLPSRILTLLFSSLVCLFQYSIPFTGKWFFTPISSVFVSVPSLLVALLTVHALGSGPLVLVVAILLGDWAMTYETLQSKIREIDGSPYVLTSTFFGASRANVFRNHIFPSAIPVLKVLFTTGLPAVVMTLALFSYLGVSAGSDWFGPGLGEQISFARDYAYSAPLALVIPILGIVGLVTALNVKRR; via the coding sequence ATGTCCATGAGCAATTCTTTTCGAATTCTATTCGGTGCTCTTGTTCTCACGGGGATTCTCTGGAAAAACCCGCCTACCGAAGTTTTTTTGGAGGACAGTTTTTGTTCGATCGCCTGGAATCATCCTTTCGGGTGCGACCGTTTGGGAAGGGACGTTCTGAGTCTTTTTTCTTATGGTACATTCTCGACACTTTTGTTTTCTCTTCCTTCACGTATTCTTACTTTGTTATTTAGTTCCTTGGTATGTTTGTTCCAGTATTCGATTCCGTTTACGGGGAAATGGTTTTTTACTCCGATCTCTTCCGTTTTTGTTTCCGTACCCTCTCTTCTTGTCGCGTTACTCACGGTTCACGCATTGGGGAGCGGACCTCTCGTTTTGGTTGTGGCGATTCTTTTGGGGGATTGGGCTATGACTTATGAAACTCTTCAGAGTAAAATTCGAGAAATAGACGGCAGTCCTTACGTTTTGACTTCTACTTTTTTCGGGGCTTCAAGGGCGAACGTGTTTCGGAATCATATTTTCCCCTCGGCAATTCCTGTTTTGAAAGTTCTGTTTACGACAGGATTGCCCGCGGTAGTTATGACACTGGCGCTTTTTAGTTATCTTGGTGTCAGCGCCGGAAGCGATTGGTTTGGTCCGGGGTTGGGGGAACAGATTTCTTTCGCAAGAGATTACGCCTATTCGGCGCCTCTGGCGCTGGTGATTCCCATTTTAGGAATCGTGGGATTGGTCACCGCTTTGAACGTGAAAAGAAGATGA
- a CDS encoding PEGA domain-containing protein, with protein MSRVFAFILILSILSVSISAQGIDDYYRFPEAGMRERITFETERKLCIFPLKNQNADAGLDYLSKGYASVLYSGLKGLFQIFDPEVIPKSIQHGFGKPTGRERLRKGEWDAEVLEKVKNAKEISPDKDPRFLSLKIDYISNEAPPEDSSLFISGNKQGCFYHLAGSYEKKNEFQMELKLVLRSSKDASKKEFKAKTSVRRSYQELEGLIGEIKKELLGKNTISFSFRSGEMDGVLVFLDGQFLGKTPLQRTDILPGNHVIKYYMDGFQSQEKRVSVQDGGNFEMTLSRTPREGVISVTSNPEGANVYLGSEFLGKTPLVRASVKTGSNRLRVSMEGHVDILKGVEIKKEEETKLDFVLKPGDSVLYYKNKQNVFLDHSYSDFSIYSLYGTLLFYAGYYYFNLKANALYDRGESRVNLTRLFLAANVVPQDTFIGMYLYEERIIRETNSDAGKYQKLAGNFGRHQGVTGGVMVYGMALMLILSATFYFLGLDEETLDVGVVPTRVNNPFAIPGQTMEMDSYAKFKLKF; from the coding sequence ATGAGTAGAGTATTTGCATTTATTCTAATATTATCGATTCTGAGTGTTTCGATTTCCGCTCAAGGGATAGACGATTACTATCGTTTTCCGGAGGCGGGAATGAGGGAACGGATCACTTTTGAAACCGAGAGAAAACTTTGTATTTTTCCGCTAAAGAATCAGAATGCCGACGCGGGTTTGGACTATTTAAGTAAGGGTTATGCAAGCGTTTTGTATTCCGGTCTCAAAGGTTTGTTTCAGATATTCGATCCGGAAGTGATCCCGAAAAGTATTCAACACGGTTTCGGAAAACCGACGGGTAGAGAAAGACTTAGAAAGGGAGAATGGGACGCGGAAGTTCTGGAAAAGGTTAAGAATGCGAAAGAAATTTCTCCTGACAAAGATCCTAGATTCTTATCTTTAAAAATCGACTATATTTCGAACGAGGCTCCTCCCGAAGATAGTTCCCTTTTTATTTCCGGAAACAAACAAGGGTGTTTTTACCATCTCGCCGGCTCCTATGAGAAGAAGAATGAGTTTCAGATGGAGCTCAAGCTTGTTCTGAGATCTTCCAAAGACGCTTCCAAAAAAGAATTTAAGGCGAAAACTAGCGTTAGACGCTCTTATCAAGAACTGGAAGGTTTGATCGGCGAAATCAAAAAGGAACTGCTCGGTAAAAATACAATCTCCTTTTCTTTCCGATCGGGAGAGATGGACGGAGTTCTTGTGTTTTTAGACGGTCAATTTCTCGGGAAAACGCCCTTGCAGAGAACGGACATTCTTCCGGGGAACCATGTAATCAAATATTATATGGATGGATTTCAGAGTCAGGAAAAACGAGTTTCCGTTCAGGATGGAGGCAATTTCGAAATGACTCTTTCCCGAACACCGAGAGAAGGTGTGATCTCGGTTACTTCCAATCCGGAAGGCGCTAACGTCTATCTCGGCTCCGAGTTTTTGGGGAAAACACCGTTGGTCCGCGCCTCTGTAAAGACGGGATCCAATCGACTTCGTGTTTCCATGGAAGGACACGTTGATATATTAAAAGGTGTGGAAATTAAAAAGGAAGAAGAGACGAAGTTGGACTTCGTTTTAAAACCTGGTGATAGCGTACTTTATTACAAGAATAAACAGAATGTCTTTTTGGATCATTCTTACAGTGACTTTTCGATCTATTCGTTGTATGGAACCCTATTGTTCTACGCAGGCTATTATTATTTCAATTTAAAAGCGAACGCATTGTATGATCGTGGAGAGAGTCGAGTGAATCTTACCCGTTTGTTTCTTGCCGCGAATGTCGTTCCTCAAGATACGTTTATAGGAATGTATTTATATGAGGAAAGGATCATTCGTGAAACAAATTCGGATGCAGGAAAGTATCAGAAGCTGGCCGGAAATTTCGGCAGACATCAAGGAGTCACCGGCGGGGTTATGGTTTACGGTATGGCGTTGATGTTGATTTTGTCTGCGACGTTTTATTTTCTCGGCTTGGATGAAGAAACCTTAGACGTCGGAGTAGTTCCAACGAGAGTGAACAATCCTTTTGCGATTCCGGGGCAGACGATGGAGATGGATTCTTATGCGAAATTCAAATTGAAATTTTGA
- a CDS encoding DUF1564 domain-containing protein, with protein MGILLLDSDQELRSVLQERYSETVTLLIPKKTLSGLSESEKRRLPKRIPDLLRKYGKYLGVTRRLGKKAGKILYQASEGKENMQRINARVSTGSWALLGALAQAHGVSRCYLFNYLLWLEEIEMDSFLVTTMNEGAPTFHRNYRYILHLNLLDNEITRRLECEPSDFLSILDYRDWFDS; from the coding sequence ATGGGGATTTTACTTTTAGATTCAGATCAGGAACTCCGTTCCGTTCTTCAGGAAAGATATTCCGAGACGGTGACTCTTTTAATTCCGAAAAAAACTTTGTCGGGTTTGAGCGAATCGGAAAAAAGGAGGCTTCCGAAAAGAATTCCGGATCTCTTACGAAAATACGGAAAGTATTTGGGGGTAACGAGGAGGTTGGGAAAAAAAGCCGGAAAGATTCTTTATCAAGCGAGTGAAGGTAAAGAGAATATGCAGAGGATCAACGCTCGTGTTAGCACGGGAAGCTGGGCTCTTTTGGGGGCTTTGGCTCAGGCTCACGGAGTTTCCCGCTGTTATCTTTTTAATTATCTCCTTTGGTTGGAAGAGATCGAAATGGATTCTTTTCTCGTGACAACGATGAACGAGGGAGCTCCCACGTTTCACAGGAATTACAGATATATCCTCCACCTCAACTTGTTGGACAACGAAATCACTCGTAGATTAGAATGTGAGCCGTCCGATTTTTTAAGCATTTTAGATTACAGGGATTGGTTCGATTCTTAG
- a CDS encoding glutamate ligase domain-containing protein, which translates to MKADFFEFISRLSNLEKTRNFNVFSDYSLEPFGQILNKYGWDRRKKETLCRISVVGTNAKGSITHFLGEYFRLSGFKTGLYTSPHLLSPSERIRIGSKVEPFRQIQIEELNLLLNELLERGAESDLKTFSFFELFTCAAFCFFEKESIEIQIYEAGLGGRLDATKLSNPDVVVLGSIGLDHKEILGNSKIKILEEKLGICSENTKVLFAMEQKELELNRRIREFCEQKNILCELLEEDPPNSDYLSRNGSFSFRVWKRILDSGLLADSKIESNVLDFADSKSKISLPPGRMTVLRNSPLLIFDPAHNPDAFAETIQSLRFLYPDLRFQILAGLLKDKDGVGILKLLRNAKSENSITGFRLLNEEGFHLPESCEKKESIGLEEMRAFFRSNSGFENPILVLGSFRLFPIVSGWI; encoded by the coding sequence ATGAAAGCCGATTTTTTCGAATTCATCTCTCGATTATCCAACCTGGAGAAGACGAGAAACTTCAACGTATTCTCCGATTATTCTTTGGAACCTTTCGGGCAAATCTTAAACAAATACGGATGGGATCGGAGGAAGAAGGAAACTCTTTGTAGAATTTCGGTCGTCGGAACGAACGCAAAGGGTTCGATTACCCATTTTTTAGGAGAATACTTTCGTCTTTCCGGTTTTAAAACCGGACTCTACACTTCCCCACATCTTCTTTCCCCTTCGGAAAGAATTCGAATCGGTTCCAAAGTCGAACCCTTTCGACAAATTCAAATCGAAGAATTGAATCTTTTATTAAACGAACTACTCGAACGAGGGGCGGAATCCGATCTCAAAACCTTCTCCTTTTTCGAACTATTTACTTGTGCCGCATTTTGTTTTTTTGAAAAGGAATCGATCGAAATTCAAATCTACGAAGCAGGATTGGGCGGAAGACTGGACGCTACAAAACTTTCCAATCCGGACGTCGTGGTCTTAGGATCGATCGGGCTTGATCACAAAGAAATATTAGGAAATTCTAAAATTAAAATCCTGGAAGAGAAATTAGGAATTTGTTCGGAAAACACAAAAGTCCTTTTTGCGATGGAACAAAAAGAATTGGAACTCAATCGGAGAATCCGAGAATTCTGCGAACAGAAAAATATCCTTTGTGAATTGTTAGAGGAGGATCCACCAAACAGCGATTATCTGAGTCGAAATGGGTCCTTTTCGTTCAGAGTCTGGAAAAGAATTTTGGATTCTGGTTTGCTTGCCGATTCTAAAATAGAATCGAATGTTCTAGATTTTGCCGATTCGAAAAGTAAAATTTCACTTCCTCCCGGTAGAATGACCGTTTTGAGAAATTCTCCTTTATTGATTTTTGATCCGGCTCACAATCCGGATGCGTTCGCGGAAACGATCCAAAGTTTACGCTTTCTCTATCCGGATTTGCGATTCCAAATTCTTGCAGGTTTGTTAAAGGACAAAGACGGCGTGGGCATTTTAAAACTTTTGAGAAATGCGAAATCCGAGAATTCGATTACCGGTTTTCGTCTTTTGAATGAGGAGGGTTTTCATCTTCCAGAGAGTTGCGAAAAAAAGGAATCTATAGGCTTAGAAGAAATGCGCGCGTTTTTTCGTTCGAACTCCGGCTTTGAAAATCCGATTTTAGTCCTTGGAAGTTTTCGTTTGTTTCCCATCGTCTCCGGATGGATTTAA